One part of the Drosophila teissieri strain GT53w chromosome 3R, Prin_Dtei_1.1, whole genome shotgun sequence genome encodes these proteins:
- the LOC122620669 gene encoding scoloptoxin SSD552, which yields MMQPSALLLTTIMIISCGVAFACNGKIIASGITTEERSIILQEHNRLRQIVATGRYPGQPGAENMREIVWDDELAARAQKWADNCQFRHDPHRTINRFTMGQNLAIIWSTAPLDADDGDFPSRIQSWFNEVQKYSFGDAWSPKTGHYSQLVWGETSLVGCGYAEYKDTSKYNKLYVCNYGPGGNVVGYNPYEVGKPSCSTYGMKPSSRYQGLCAAPGSSPAANSVYGGNTIETYEYGYKSSPSSQTANNNSPTNNINKSQFSYNQPRPKPVQPINPNPSPFTPQAAVPSASSYGGSSFGTASRGGSHAYTADPSQSAGRYQHKLEAYRPSAAEFEKSVHKHTILRTYIEQNQQQQQQQQEQEQDQQQQQPEPSSTKKPSRGWSLLTWRG from the exons ATGATGCAGCCAAGTGCGCTATTACTAACCACCATCATGATCATCTCCTGCGGAGTGGCATTCGCCTGCAATGGAAAGATAATTG CATCGGGCATCACGACGGAAGAGAGATCAATCATCTTGCAGGAGCACAATCGCCTCCGGCAGATCGTGGCCACGGGACGCTATCCGGGCCAGCCGGGTGCCGAGAACATGCGAGAGATCGTCTGGGACGACGAGCTGGCCGCCAGGGCCCAGAAATGGGCTGATAACTGCCAGTTCCGCCACGATCCGCACCGCACAATAA ATCGCTTTACGATGGGCCAGAATCTGGCCATCATCTGGAGTACGGCGCCCTTGGATGCCGATGACGGGGATTTTCCCTCTCGCATCCAGAGTTGGTTTAACGAGGTGCAGAAGTACTCCTTTGGAGACGCCTGGTCCCCCAAAACTGGACACTATTCCCAACTGGTTTGGGGCGAGACCAGCTTGGTGGGCTGTGGATATGCGGAGTACAAGGACACCAGCAAGTACAACAAGCTCTACGTCTGCAATTATGGGCCTGG TGGCAATGTGGTGGGCTACAATCCCTATGAGGTGGGAAAGCCTTCGTGCTCCACGTACGGCATGAAGCCCTCGTCCCGCTACCAAGGACTCTGTGCCGCTCCCGGCTCCTCGCCAGCGGCCAACAGCGTTTACGGAGGGAACACAATTGAAACGTATGAGTACGGCTACAAGAGCAGCCCTTCCAGTCAAACCGCCAATAACAACTCGCCGACTAACAACATTAACAAGAGCCAGTTCAGCTATAACCAACCAAGACCCAAGCCCGTCCAACCCATCAATCCAAATCCCTCCCCGTTCACCCCACAGGCAGCGGTACCATCAGCGTCATCCTACGGCGGCAGTTCGTTTGGCACCGCCTCGAGGGGCGGCAGCCACGCCTACACAGCGGATCCATCGCAGTCGGCAGGCCGCTATCAGCACAAGCTCGAGGCGTATCGTCCAAGTGCGGCCGAGTTCGAGAAGTCCGTACACAAACACACCATACTACGCACCTATATAGAGCAgaatcagcaacagcagcagcagcagcaggaacaggagcaggatcagcagcagcagcagccagagcCATCGAGCACCAAGAAACCCAGTCGTGGATGGAGCCTGCTAACATGGCGTGGTTGA